One genomic region from Athalia rosae chromosome 3, iyAthRosa1.1, whole genome shotgun sequence encodes:
- the LOC105686585 gene encoding ATP synthase subunit d, mitochondrial: protein MARRIAGPTINWAAIAERVHELERPSYLAFKARSDQYLRRMQANPESFPKLDWAYYKKNVAVAGMVDKFQKEFDALKIPYPEDKYTSAVDNQEKEALAEVKQFIAESNKRIESYQEELAKIKNLLPYEQMTMEDFHDAHPDLALNTKERPTFWPHTEETQLTEEERKNPF, encoded by the exons ATGGCACGCAGAATTGCTGGACCTACCATAAACTGGGCAGCGATCGCCGAACGGGTCCACGAGCTCGAGAGACCTTCTTACTTAGCTTTCAAAGCTAGGTCCGACCAATATCTTCGTCG AATGCAGGCAAACCCTGAATCATTCCCAAAACTCGATTGGGCGTATTACAAGAAGAATGTCGCTGTGGCTGGAATGGTAGACAAATTTCAGAAAGAGTTCGATGCCTTGAAGATTCCTTATCCCGAAGATAAATACACCTCGGCGGTAGATAACCAGGAAAAAGAAGCG tTAGCTGAGGTGAAACAATTTATCGCAGAATCCAACAAGCGTATCGAGTCTTACCAGGAAGAACTTGCAAAGATAAAGAACTTGCTACCTTACGAACAGATGACTATGGAGGATTTCCACGATGCTCACCCAGACTTGGCTCTGAATACTAAAGAAAGACCAACATTCTGGCCACACACCGAAGAAACGCAGCTCACAGAAGAAGAACGTAAGAATCCGTTTTAG
- the LOC105686304 gene encoding ADP-ribosylation factor-binding protein GGA1, giving the protein MDVVTTSLEALIQRVTNPQNQFADIAAIEAFCVMLSKESEGAHIASKLLATHIQSPTEWEALQALALLDACMRRCGPSFHAEVGKFRFLNEMIKLVSPKYLGSRTPATVQQMVLKLLYTWTKEYAGEVKIKEAYEMLRKQGVVKEDIAGVSTDSEDSNKPSKSKHPIFEDDEKSKLLQKLLQSKNPDDLLAANRLIKTMVKEDERRVQQNSRRVMELESVHNNVKLLSEMLDSYNRSTASADDLELMKELYQACERLRPNIFRLANESQDNQEMLNEVLAANDELGQVFDKYIAVIVLGQPPDKTKSSANNGSSLLDLSTSNDLDLSTVTLPVATSNDTDSIPKNAQTDLEILGDIFSSLETNPTAPTQNAPSLLPETTIMQPVSISPIVPKAQDPTDSAKLDGKAKALEDLDALGESLLKQNLTSFSVSRTQFNNTSKPSARVPMNSMTVPVTTPNVNGSLKTSLSSGDSTKIDILEGLRQRPEMELKNGLLSTSRSLSNGDDSLVDITCNTNEEKVTESITDETMKPEAEIKALPTPTELEIKPLTDINVTLETIKPGTIPPLMVIEEKNGISVVLHFARDSPRPDVSVIVVTTMSKNSNPLSDYLFQAVVPKTCKCRLQPPSGTNLPAHNPFLPPSAITQIMLIANPKKVSISLKFMLSYTMEDETVTEMGEVDELPNA; this is encoded by the exons ATGGATGTGGTGACGACCAGTCTTGAGGCCCTTATAC aAAGGGTTACCAATCCCCAAAATCAATTCGCAGACATAGCTGCAATCGAAGCCTTCTGTGTGATGCTGAGCAAAGAATCGGAAGGCGCTCACATTGCCAGTAAATTACTGGCGACGCACATACAATCACCCACAGAATGGGAGGCTCTGCAAGCTCTTGCT TTGCTGGATGCCTGTATGAGACGGTGTGGACCCTCCTTTCATGCAGAGGTTGGGAAGTTCCGTTTtctcaatgaaatgattaaatTAGTATCACCAAAGTATCTTGGAAGCCGGACACCTGCCACTGTTCAACAAATGGTGTTGAAGCTTCTATATACATGGACCAAAGAGTATGCGGGTGAAGTTAAGATCAAAGAAGCCTACGAAATGCTTAGAAAGCAAGGCGTTGTAAAG GAGGATATCGCAGGGGTCTCAACTGATTCGGAAGATTCGAATAAACCCTCAAAATCCAAGCACCCAATATTTGAAGATGACGAAAAGTCGAAACTATTGCAGAAATTGTTGCAGAGTAAAAACCCCGATGATTTACTTGCTGCCAATAGGCTTATCAAAACTATGGTCAAAGAG GACGAGAGGAGAGTGCAACAAAATTCGCGAAGAGTTATGGAATTGGAATCTGTTCACAATAACGTCAAGCTGTTATCTGAAATGTTGGATTCTTACAATAGAAGTACAGCAAGCGCAGACGACCTTGAATTAATGAAAGAACTTTATCAAGCCTGTGAACGTTTGAGgccaaatattttcagattagCCAACGAGTCTCAAGACAATCAAGAAATGCTCA ATGAAGTTCTCGCCGCAAATGATGAATTGGGTCAAGTCTTTGACAAATATATAGCTGTGATTGTTCTTGGTCAACCGCCGGACAAAACGAAAAGCAGCGCAAACAATGGATCCTCGTTGTTGGATCTATCGACTTCCAATGATCTTGATCTATCGACAGTCACCCTTCCTGTTGCTACGAGCAATGACACCGATTCTATACCAAAGAACGCACAGACTGACTTGGAAATTTTGGGCGATATATTCAGTTCACTAGAGACCAACCCGACTGCACCAACACAAAATGCACCTTCGCTATTGCCAGAAACCACCATTATGCAGCCAGTCAGTATTTCTCCCATAGTCCCTAAAG CGCAAGACCCTACTGATTCTGCAAAACTCGATGGCAAGGCAAAAGCACTCGAAGATTTGGACGCCTTAGGAGAGTCTCTCCTCAAACAAAATCTCACATCATTTTCTGTTTCACGTACACAATTTAATAACACCAG TAAACCTTCTGCAAGAGTGCCAATGAACAGTATGACAGTGCCTGTAACAACACCGAACGTAAATGGCTCTTTAAAAACTAGTCTTTCATCCGGAGATTCTACCAAAATTGATATCCTTGAAGGTTTGAGACAAAGACCTgaaatggaattgaaaaatgggcTTTTGAGTACTTCCAGGAGTTTATCAAATGGCGATGACTCATTGGTTGATATTACTTGTAACACTAACGAGGAGAAAGTCACAGAATCTATAACTGATGAAACGATGAAACCTGAAGCTGAAATAAAAGCTTTACCTACCCCTACGGAGTTGGAAATCAAACCTTTGACGGACATCAACGTTACACTTGAAACTATCAAGCCAG GTACGATCCCACCGTTGATGGTgatagaggagaaaaatggaatatcCGTGGTCTTACATTTTGCAAGAGATAGCCCACGACCGGATGTGTCTGTTATCGTAGTAACAACGATGAGCAAGAATTCCAACCCCCTTAGTGATTATCTATTCCAAGCTGTTGTGCCCAAG ACATGTAAATGTAGACTTCAGCCACCTTCGGGAACGAATCTACCCGCCCATAACCCTTTTCTACCACCTTCGGCAATAACACAAATAATGCTTATTGCAAATCCAAAGAAG GTTTCTATCTCATTGAAATTCATGTTGAGCTACACGATGGAAGACGAAACAGTGACTGAAATGGGAGAAGTGGACGAGTTACCAAATGCATAA
- the LOC105686310 gene encoding essential MCU regulator, mitochondrial gives MSLHRVKLLLSGLNPPKKLSASKIFHQETRTVTNTRSGSLLPEPKKTPFGILGIICAVIPGLLIGATISKNMANFLEENELFVPSDDDDDDD, from the coding sequence ATGTCTTTGCATAGAGTAAAGTTATTGTTATCGGGCTTAAATCCCCCTAAAAAACTAAGTGCTAGCAAGATTTTTCACCAAGAAACACGAACGGTGACAAATACACGTTCAGGAAGTCTCCTTCCagaaccgaaaaaaacacCTTTCGGTATTCTTGGTATTATTTGTGCGGTTATCCCGGGTCTACTTATTGGTGCTACTATCAGCAAAAATATGGCTAATTTCCTTGAAGAAAATGAGCTGTTCGTGCCGtccgatgatgatgatgatgatgactaG
- the LOC105686307 gene encoding target of rapamycin complex subunit lst8 produces the protein MTLDGLPNEQVIFVTGGYDHAIKIWQAHTGVCQRTAQHTDSQVNALDITPDKHLVAAAGYQHIRMYDLGSSNPNPVINYDGVSKNVTGLGFQEDGKWMYTGGEDCSAKIWDLRSRDLQCQRIFQVSAPVNCVCLHPNQAELIVGDQSGVIHLWDLRSDHNEQLIPEAEASIQDIAIDPEGTHMAAVNNKGSCYIWALTGGVGEEPTRLNPRKKLDTHKRYALRCRFSPDSSLLVTTSADQTARVWETTDFTETQVLKHEAKRWVWDAAFSADSQYIFTASSDGVARLWNVSTGAVEREYQGHQKAITALAFRDQVRPSS, from the exons ATGACTTTGGATGGGCTGCCGAATGAACAAGTGATATTTGTGACTGGAGGGTATGACCATGCCATTAAAATATGGCAAGCTCATACCGGAGTATGTCAACGGACCGCACAGCACACCGACTCT CAAGTAAATGCCCTGGATATAACGCCGGACAAACACTTagttgctgctgctggatATCAGCATATTCGTATGTACGACTTGGGATCTAGCAATCCCAATCCTGTCATCAATTATGATGGTGTTTCCAAAAATGTAACCGGGCTCGGCTTTCag GAAGATGGAAAATGGATGTATACTGGCGGAGAAGATTGTTCTGCaaaaatttgggatctcag GTCTAGAGATCTACAATGTCAAAGAATCTTTCAAGTGTCTGCACCGGTAAATTGTGTATGTCTCCATCCTAATCAAGCAGAATTAATAGTCGGTGATCAGAGTGGCGTGATACATTTATGGGATCTTCGCTCCGATCATAACGAGCAATTG ATACCAGAGGCAGAGGCATCTATTCAGGATATAGCGATAGATCCGGAAGGGACTCATATGGCTGCCGTTAATAATAAGGGAAGTTGTTATATATGGGCACTAACAGGTGGTGTAGGAGAAGAACCGACTAGATTAAATCCCAGAAAAAAGCTGGACACGCATAAGCGTTACGCACTCAGGTGTCGATTCAGTCCCGACTCTTC GCTTCTAGTCACAACATCCGCCGATCAGACAGCTAGAGTATGGGAGACTACAGACTTCACAGAAACACAAGTTTTGAAACACGAAGCAAAAAGATGGGTGTGGGACGCAGCATTCAGCGCAGATTCTCAGTACATATTCACAG CATCCTCGGATGGCGTTGCCAGATTATGGAATGTGTCAACCGGAGCTGTCGAACGTGAGTACCAAGGCCATCAGAAGGCTATCACAGCGCTGGCATTTCGAGATCAAGTTCGTCCATCCTCGTAA